The segment GCCGGGGTGGATGGAAGCCGGTGGCTGGGGCCTGCTGGCCGGGTCCGCGCTGTTGGTTGGTTCCGCAGTGGGCTATCTGGTGCGACTGCCGCGGCGCGTGGTCGCCTCGGTGATGGCGTTCGGCGCTGGTGTGCTGCTGTCCGCGGTGGCCTTCGACCTGATCTCGGATGCGTACGAGCAGGGTGGGTTGACCCCCACCGTGCTCGGAGCGGTTGCCGGCGCCGTCGCCTATACGGGCTGCAACGTGGTTTTGGCATGGCGGGGGGCGCGGCACCGTAAACGTTCCGGGGGGCAGCAGCCCTCGGAGGACGAGCAGGCGGGCTCGGGCACGGCACTCGCTCTCGGGGCGCTTCTGGACGGCATCCCCGAATCGGTGGTGATCGGTGCGAGTCTGCTGGGCGGCGGGGCGGTCAGCGCGGCCACCGTCGTCGCGGTGTTCGTCAGCAACGTGCCCGAAGGGCTGTCCAGCGCGGCGGGGATGCGGCGAGCCGGCCGCTCCCCGACCTACGTCTTCGGGCTGTGGACTGTCATCGCGCTGATCAGTGGTCTTGCCGCCGTCGTCGGATACACGCTGCTGGGTGGTGTCTCGCCGCTGGTCCTGGCCGCGGTGACCGCGGTGGCTGGCGGCGCCATCCTGACGATGATCGCGGACACGATGGTCCCGGAGGCGTTCGACGAGGCGCATCTGGCGACCGGCCTCATCCTCCTCGTCGGATTCCTGGGGGCGTTCTCGATTTCGGTCTCCGGTCGCTGATCGGCCCGGGGTTAGCGTCTCGGGGGCGAGGGACTACTTGGCGTGGCCGTTTCGTTTGTCCTTCGAAGACTCCGCCAGCGGTGACGGCGGACTGGGCCGTCCCGCGGTTGTCGGACGTTGATCGTGTGGGCCGGAAGGCTCTTCACCGGGCTTTGGCCCCGAGATACGAGCGGGCTGCTCGCTGCCGTCTGCCGGGCAGGAGGCGCCGGTGAGAGAGAGGCTGTGCTGTGAGTTTCGCGGCGGGTCCAGGGGGTCGCATCCGCTTGGTGGCATGGGGGCGGACGGCTGCCGCGGGGTACGGATGGCAGCGCCCTGACCGCTGTCGCCGAGGGTGGACCGGCTCGAGGCCGCAACGGGATCGGAGACGGGCCGTAGTGTGGTTGGCTCTGGCCGGGCTGGTCCGGGTGCGGTGTCTGCCCGCTCCTCAGCGAGGAGGGGGGCCGCGCCGACCGTCACCTGTACCGCCGACGCGTGCACTGGCGGTACGGCGGATTGGGCCGCCGGCACGCGGGGCTGAGTCGAGGCGGTCGACGGTGTTGTCTCCGGCCCAGCGGCTACGAGCAGCCCAGCGATCCCCGCCGTAGCGCCGAGCATGCCCGCGCCGAACAGGAGACCTTGTCGGCGGGAAGGTCGTGCGTGTTCCGACCGGCGCGTCCAGACAGCCATCCGCGCGCCGGGCCGGAGATTCGTGGGACCGGCGGGGCGCTCGCCAGGGAGGCCCTCCCCCAGGCCGGAGATGCCAGCTGGCTGAGCTGAGCCCAGCGTCTCGAGCTCGTCAAACGGGCCTGAGGACGCGGGCTCCCCCGGCGACGCGGGAGGGCTGATCGAGGCCGATACCTGGAGCTCAGGCCGGGGAGAGGTGACTGTCAGGGCCTGCGCGGATGATCGCAGAGCCGCCAGCTCGGCCAGGAGCCTCGGGGCATCTGGGCGATGTTCCGGGCGTTTGCACAGGCCCGCTGTAAGCACCGCCCGCAGCGGGCCTGCGACACCGGTGAGCTTTGGTTCGCTGTGGACGGTGCGGTGAAGCAGGGCCTCGAGCGGGCCGTCGCCGAACGGGGTCCGCCCGGTGGCGGCGAAGGCCACAGTGAGTGCCCAGGAGAAGATGTCCGCCGCTGGCCCTGGACGGGTCTGCGTGGTGAGCATCTCCGGGGCCATGTAGCCCACGCTGCCCAGGATGATGCCCGTCGCGGTCATCGTGCCGGGCAGGCCTGCGGCGATACCGAAGTCGATGACCTTCGGCCCGTCGGGAGGCAGCATCACATTGCTTGGTTTCAGGTCGCGGTGCACGACTCCAACCTGGTGAATGGCGTTGAGGGCGGCGGCCAGTCCGATCGCCAGTTCGAGCAGGGCGTGCGGCGAGAGCGGGCCGTGTCGCCCGATGTGAGCCATGAGTGTGAAGCCGGGTACGTATTCGGCGGCGAGCCAGGGCGCCTCGGCGTCCGGGTCTGCTTCCAGTAGCCGGGCTACCCGCGGGCTGTCGACGGACGAGGCGGCGCTGACCTCACGGCCGAAGCGGCGCCGGAAGTCCGGGTCCTCGGCGTAGTCGTCGCGCAGCACCTTCACGGCCGCCTGCCGGCCGCCGCCATCCACCCCCAGGTACACGACGCCCATCCCGCCGCTGCCCAGGCGCGCTGCGAGTCGGTAGGGGCCGACACAGACCGGATCACCTGGCCGTAATACCTTCACGGACGCGCCCCCCTCGTTCGTCACCGCGGCCCGCCGCGACCCACCATCACCGGCGACGGCCGCCATACCCGCAGCGTTGGCGGCTATGTCGGCCCGTGACATCCATCACGGTGTGAGAACGTTTGCCTTGTCTCCCAGGCCCGGGGGAACGACCGCTGGTGAAGGATTCCCCGGCGGCACCGGGGTCGAGTCAGGCACGGCTTGCAGTGTTCCGTTCCGGAAGCGCTTGCGGGTTCAGGAGTAACCCGATAAGGTAGATGTTGGTGTGCCGGGAAGTCTGGTCGGCGAAGTAATTCGTGCTGTCCATAGCTGTATTGCGCCGACCTTCCCTGGAGGCCTCTGGTCGTCCTCGATTTCATTGCCGTGTCCGGGCCGGAGCCCGGTCGTAGCCATTGTCGATACTCGTTCCGTGGGCTGGACGACATTCGCTGTCGTGCTGCCACGGATCATTTCGTGCTGCTCCGAAAGAGGACACCGTGCCCTTCTCGGGATGCCCATGAGCACCATTCCACCCTCTGTCGACCTGTTGAGGGCCGACCGTAGAAGGGTCCTGACAAACGTTCTACGGGCGATCGTCATGTGGTTCTTCTTAATGATCGACAGTATCGTCCTGAGTTTTTTCGTCGTCGGCCTGGCCGTCGCGTCGCATGACTGGTTGATCGGTGTCGCGCCGTTCGTCGGGATGCTGCTGGCCCTGCTCAACCCGGTCCTCCGGAGCGCCCGCCCACCGGGCCGGGTGCTACGACCGGACGATGAACCCGACCTTGCCGTTCTGATACTCCGGGCCTCCGAACGGATGGATTTCGGCGCTCCGCTCGCCGTCCGGGTTCTACCGACTCCGGTGGCGCTGGTGCACCCAGGATCCGGTGGCCGGTCACCGAGCCTGCTCCTCGGCTGGCCCCTTCTGCGTGGGCTCACCGCCACGCAGCTCACGGCCATCGTCACCCGGGAGATCGCCCGTCATCAGCTGACCGGCTGGCGCGAAGGAGCCTTGGCGTCCACCCGCGGCATGGTCGCGCAGGCGCTCACCAGCCGCCTCCCGCCGCGCCGGGTCGTCTCCGCTGCGTTGCTGAACGCTACGCAGCGGTACCGCTGGCGGGTGGAGCTCGCGGCGGACGCACGGGCCGCCGAGGTTCTCGGTACCACCGAAGTCCGTTCCGCCCTGACCCGCGCGACGCTGGTCGCGGCGGCGTTCGACCACCTCGGCGGACGCTGGACCAAGGTTCTCGCCCAGCAGCGGACGTTCCCCGAGGACCTGTACGACGCCCTCGACGAGGCCCTTGATGATCCACATGTCGTCCGGTGGGTCTCCGCGGCCATCCTGACGGACGAGGCCAGGGATCCCTGGGCCGCGCACGTCCGGCTTCCGCTGCAGCCGCGTCTGGCTGCCCTGGCGGAACTACCGGTGCCCACTCCCGCCAGAGCTGAAATCGGCGACGCCGCGTCGCCGGGCACCGAACGCGCCGAGGCATCCCGCTGCCGGCCTGTCGTCGGGCCCGACGACAGGCCGGTGCGTATCCATCAGGCCGATGACCTGAACCGGTGGGCTCCACGGGAGCTGCTCCCCGATTCCAGCCAGGTCGTGCTCCCCGCAAGCGTGCTGGAAAGTCCGGCAGACCTGTTCAAGCCCCTCGACGAGGCACGTACCGACTTGCTGCGGGCGACGGGCCGGGGCACGACGCCGGACGCGGTGACCGCTGCGGTCGATGCCCTGGAGTCCGGTCCACCTCCCGCTACCGCTCCTCGCCCGTCGGCAGCCCACGCATCGGGCGATGGGACCGCCCCCTTCCACACGTCAGGCGGAGTCCCCGTAGGCGCAACCCATACGAGTGGCGGGTGGTGGGCCCGAGCGAGGAGAGACACGGGCTGGCACGGGCTCGCCCGCCGCATCGAGCCCCCGATCCGCACCGAGCCACCGCCGGGGCGCGACGCGCTTGCCCGCGCGGTCCTCTCCGACTGCCTGGGCAACGTGATCAGCATGAGGCTGGTCGACTCCGACTGGGAACGGGCGAGCCGATGGGTGACAGCCGTGGTCATCTCCCCCGACGGCCGGAGCGTTGATGTGCGGGAGCTGATCGAGCAAGCCGTAGATTCCGGCGACGCGACCCAGGTGCGGGCACTGATCGCAGCAAGCAACGACACCGAATTCATCATGGAGGCGGGGGCGTGACGGGGATCGACCACGCCCCTGGGACGAGACGGGCGGCCCTGCCCGCCCGGCGCCCGGTGCTGCGGGTGGCACTGTTCGGTATCTCGGTCGCTCTGGCCGGATTCACGGTGATCGCCGGTGACACCGCGTGGCGGGCGCACCGGTACGACACAGCCCGCGCCGAGGCGACCGCCCTCGCCGACGGCACAGTGGTCGAGGACCGGTACGAAGAGCACTTCGACCTACGGGCCCGCTGGGTCGACGCCACCGGTCGCGAGCATGCGCAACGGTTCGACGTCGATCATCGATATCGCGTCGGTGAGCGGTTCACCGTCGCCTACGACCCGACCGACCCCTCACCGCGGGGCTTCCCCGCGGACTCGGGAACGGGAGACGACAACGGCACCCCGAGCGTTTTCCTCGTATACGCCGCCGCAGCCGCGGTCGTCGTGCCACTGTGGTGGGCTGTGCGCGGCCTGCGCTTCCGGCACGCCGCCGAACAGCCCGGCCGCGCCATGGTCGCCCATCCCCGGATCGGGAAGAACACCAACGGAGTGGGCATCACCCATCCGAGTACCTGGCTCATCCTGAACGACATCGGAAACCCGGTGCCCTACGGCTGGCAGCGGGTGATGTGGCACCCGGCAGTCGAGGAGATACCCGACGAGGCCGAGGTGACCGTGCGGGGCAGGTCGTCGGCGTCAGGGCCGGTGGGCGCGCTCGTCGTCGAACTGCCCGGCGGCATTCGCCTCATGCCCATCGGCGGGATCCGGCGCGAGCCACCGAAACACTTTCGCCTGGCCTCCCGCCCTGGCGTGCACGTCGATCTCGGGCCCGACGGCAGACTCGTCATCGTCCGCGACGACCCCCCGCCCCACCCCCGCCGGTGGTGGCGCCGTACCCCGCGCCTTGTGCTCGTCGGCGTCCTGCTGGGCGGAGCGCTCGGCTTCGGAGTGGACGGCACGGCCACGGTCCTACCCGGCGCTGCCCTCATGTCCACCATCCTGCTGACCGGCTGGACGCTGAGCGCGGGAGAACCGTGAGCGGACACCTCCCCCAGCCGCCCAGGTCCGTCCAAGGGCGCCCGCGACGCCCGCACGCACCCTCGATCCGTCTGCATGGGAGTCGCAGTAATGTCCGATCTGATCGTCACAGTCATACTCGCCGCGGCCTGGGCCCTGGCCGCCACGTACTTCCTGACCGAGGTCGTGCGCCAGCGGCCGTTCCGACGGCCGCTCGCGGGGCGCGCATCACGCTCGCAGTCACTGGCCCTGGCGCTGCTGTGCGCTGGCCTGGCTCTGAACCCGACCGCAGCCCTGCTGCGCGACCACCGGACGCTCTCCATCTCGCTTTCCATCCTCGGCCTGCTCTGCCTCGCCGCCATGATGGTCGTGTTCGTCGTCCAGGGATGGAACAGCCAGCAGGGCCAGGACGCCCGATCCGGCGGGCTCGACCGGACCGGCCCGACCGCAGGTGACCACCCCGGCGAGCAGGCACGGTCACCCTCCTGACTGGCCTGCCGGTCCGGCGACGGTTCTCTCCTCCCCGCGCCGATCAGGAGACGAGTAACCAATGCCCAGGATCTACCCGCGGAATCGGACGATTGTTGATGGTGGCGACCGCCGAGGTGGCTGCTCAGGCGGCACGGCCGACGCGTCTACATCGGGCGCCGACGTCGATGATGGCCGCCCGCCGGATGGAAGAAAAGAATACGATGATCATGAGCGAAGAAAGTGCCACTCTAACCGTCGAAGAGAAGGAGTTCCGGAACAACACCTTCCCCGTCTGTGGAATTTTTTGATGGCGCCCGTGACCGTCTTGGGGTCAGCCGAAATACAGGAGATCGCCGGGTTCCCTCACGGCGACTCGATTCCGTGGGATCCATGTTCAGGACGCTGCGCAGATCGTGTGTCGGGGGGCGTCCGATGGTCAGACCTTTGCGGTGGCGTTCGGCGCGCCAGGCGGTCAGTACGGGTTCGACCAGTTTCCATCGGGCATCGGACAGGTCGCTGGGGTAGCCGTCGCTGTTAGGTCATGGTTGCGGCCTACCGCAGACCGGCCGCGGCTACCCGGAGTTCTCTGCGTCACGGGTAGATGTCGCAGGCCGCCCGGTAGCGGGATGAGACAGGATCGTTCGGCGCCAACACCGCACCACCATGAGCCTCATATCTGCCGGAACAGCTCGGGCCGGGCGCGGATCTCGGTGAAAGAGTGCTGCGTATGATTGTCGGGCGGGAGACGAACCGGCCGAAAATCCTCGGCAAGGAATCGAACGCCCTGCGAGAAACCCGATGGCTCGGGCGCGTGGTCTCCCGGCCCTGTGGCATCGCGGCATGCTGGTCGTCCGGGCGGGGACCGGCTCCTGGATCTCTCACGGACCGGTGGCCGTCCGGGCGGCTTGCGTGGCTTGGAGTTGCCGACTGCCGGGCCGAGCGGTAACGAAGGGCTCACCGCCGGTGCTCGACTCGTCCGCGGGCATGTCAGCTCGCCCAGTCTCGGCCGAGCAACCCGCGCGCCTCGGTGATGATCTCCTCGACCGGTACCCCGGCGACGAAGGACGGGTCGTGCGGACAGCGCTGCGGCTCCTGCGGCGCGCCGCACCGCGGGCAGGTGTTTTGAAAGGAGGTGATGACGCGGTGCCGGCCGCGGTTCAGGGGACCGGCGTTGATGACGTTTCCGCACCAGAACACCCCGACGGTCGGCGTCCCGACGGCCTCGGCGAGGTGCCGCGGGCCGGAGTCGTTTCCGATCATCACATCAGCGGCCGCGAGCAGCCCGACCAGCCCGCTCAGCCCGAGCCGCCCGGTCAGGTCGACCAGCCGGCCCGCCCGCACCGCCGGCTCTGCCAGCTCCATCAGTCGCGCGCCGAGCGGCCGGTCCACCGCCGATCCGACGACCAGCATCACCGCCCCATCGCGGGCCAGTGCCTCCACGACCGCTGCGAGGTCCGTCACCGGTAGCCGGCGGCGCGGATCCCCGGCGCCCGGATGCAACGCGACAAGCGGCATGTCGTCGGGCGGGGACTGCACCAGCG is part of the Parafrankia discariae genome and harbors:
- a CDS encoding ZIP family metal transporter, yielding PGWMEAGGWGLLAGSALLVGSAVGYLVRLPRRVVASVMAFGAGVLLSAVAFDLISDAYEQGGLTPTVLGAVAGAVAYTGCNVVLAWRGARHRKRSGGQQPSEDEQAGSGTALALGALLDGIPESVVIGASLLGGGAVSAATVVAVFVSNVPEGLSSAAGMRRAGRSPTYVFGLWTVIALISGLAAVVGYTLLGGVSPLVLAAVTAVAGGAILTMIADTMVPEAFDEAHLATGLILLVGFLGAFSISVSGR
- a CDS encoding serine/threonine-protein kinase; this encodes MAAVAGDGGSRRAAVTNEGGASVKVLRPGDPVCVGPYRLAARLGSGGMGVVYLGVDGGGRQAAVKVLRDDYAEDPDFRRRFGREVSAASSVDSPRVARLLEADPDAEAPWLAAEYVPGFTLMAHIGRHGPLSPHALLELAIGLAAALNAIHQVGVVHRDLKPSNVMLPPDGPKVIDFGIAAGLPGTMTATGIILGSVGYMAPEMLTTQTRPGPAADIFSWALTVAFAATGRTPFGDGPLEALLHRTVHSEPKLTGVAGPLRAVLTAGLCKRPEHRPDAPRLLAELAALRSSAQALTVTSPRPELQVSASISPPASPGEPASSGPFDELETLGSAQPAGISGLGEGLPGERPAGPTNLRPGARMAVWTRRSEHARPSRRQGLLFGAGMLGATAGIAGLLVAAGPETTPSTASTQPRVPAAQSAVPPVHASAVQVTVGAAPLLAEERADTAPGPARPEPTTLRPVSDPVAASSRSTLGDSGQGAAIRTPRQPSAPMPPSGCDPLDPPRNSQHSLSLTGASCPADGSEQPARISGPKPGEEPSGPHDQRPTTAGRPSPPSPLAESSKDKRNGHAK
- a CDS encoding M48 family metalloprotease gives rise to the protein MSTIPPSVDLLRADRRRVLTNVLRAIVMWFFLMIDSIVLSFFVVGLAVASHDWLIGVAPFVGMLLALLNPVLRSARPPGRVLRPDDEPDLAVLILRASERMDFGAPLAVRVLPTPVALVHPGSGGRSPSLLLGWPLLRGLTATQLTAIVTREIARHQLTGWREGALASTRGMVAQALTSRLPPRRVVSAALLNATQRYRWRVELAADARAAEVLGTTEVRSALTRATLVAAAFDHLGGRWTKVLAQQRTFPEDLYDALDEALDDPHVVRWVSAAILTDEARDPWAAHVRLPLQPRLAALAELPVPTPARAEIGDAASPGTERAEASRCRPVVGPDDRPVRIHQADDLNRWAPRELLPDSSQVVLPASVLESPADLFKPLDEARTDLLRATGRGTTPDAVTAAVDALESGPPPATAPRPSAAHASGDGTAPFHTSGGVPVGATHTSGGWWARARRDTGWHGLARRIEPPIRTEPPPGRDALARAVLSDCLGNVISMRLVDSDWERASRWVTAVVISPDGRSVDVRELIEQAVDSGDATQVRALIAASNDTEFIMEAGA
- a CDS encoding DUF3592 domain-containing protein; this encodes MTGIDHAPGTRRAALPARRPVLRVALFGISVALAGFTVIAGDTAWRAHRYDTARAEATALADGTVVEDRYEEHFDLRARWVDATGREHAQRFDVDHRYRVGERFTVAYDPTDPSPRGFPADSGTGDDNGTPSVFLVYAAAAAVVVPLWWAVRGLRFRHAAEQPGRAMVAHPRIGKNTNGVGITHPSTWLILNDIGNPVPYGWQRVMWHPAVEEIPDEAEVTVRGRSSASGPVGALVVELPGGIRLMPIGGIRREPPKHFRLASRPGVHVDLGPDGRLVIVRDDPPPHPRRWWRRTPRLVLVGVLLGGALGFGVDGTATVLPGAALMSTILLTGWTLSAGEP